CCATGCACCAGCCTGCGCGCTCGCTTTCCGCAAAGGACTGATTACCACGTCCGCAGATGGAGTCGCATGTCGCATTCCCGTTGACCAGGTGCCTCAGGTGACGTTGCAAGACGGAGCCGTGGAGGACGTTTGGCGCAGGGTGGGCGGCGACCCTGCGGCAGTCTGGCTGCGAAAGGCCACCGTCGACTTGGTCAATTCAGGGGACGACGCGGTCCTAAGTGGAAATACGACGGTATCGGCGGGGCTGCGGGTCGCTGACACGAATCAAATCCGCTGGTATCCGAACGATCCCGACGGAGCTTGGTTCTCGCTCGAGGCTCCGGCGGTTCGTCTCTTGATCGGTCATGTCGGCGGACGGACATTCGAAGTGGGAGACGTTCAAGTCGCAGTGCTTGATCGGCCGTGGCCTCGAGACGTCCCGGCTTACGCATGCATCTCGCTGGTTGCTCTGGACGCCAAACCGCTTGCCGAGAGTCAGGAAATCCTCTTGGCGGCGTCCGCGCGCACCGAGAACGCCGGCATGCCCTGGAATGAAGAGCGTACGGGGTTTACGTCCAATGATTGGGGACAGTCTCCCACGCTCAGTGAAGGTGTTCCTTTGGATCTCACCGTTCCCGGTACTCCCGTCCGCGCGTGGCGACTTGCCGCTGATGGTCGCAAAACAGAAGAGTTGGCGATCCGCAACGGCGCCGTGTCATTGCGCCCCGAACACCAAACGCTCTGGGTGCTGTTAACGCGGCGATGATTTCGTGTCGATCTCGTCGTGGATTCCGAGTGGGGGAAGCGGAACATCATTTGCTTTTCGCCATTCGACCAACTCCTTGAGCAATGCCTGCGTTTGCTCTGGATGCTCTGCGACAAGGTTCTGCTCCTCGCGCGGGTCATTTTTCAGGTCGTAAAGTTCCAATTTTCCGTCGGCGAGGAACTGAATCAACTTGCGATCGTCCTTACGGATGACAGAACAGGTACCGTGCTTGTAACGACTCGCCAAATGCCAGAACAGAGGGCGATTCCGCAACGACGCAGGCTCGCCATCAAAGAGCCCTATGATCGATTGTCCGTCGAGCACGCCGTCATATTCGATCCCAGCCAAGTCCATGAACGTCGGAAAGAAGTCGAGGCAGCTGACCGCGGTGGATGTTCGCCGAGCGTCGATTTTGCCAGGCCAGTTCAAACAAGTGGGAACACGGATACCGCCTTCGTAGATGTATCCTTTCTTGCCACGTAGCTGATCGTTACGGCCGATATTTTGGCCGTTGTCCGATGTAAAGATGACAAGCGTGTTGTCACGCAACCCGTTCTGATCCAGGAACTTCGCGATCCGGCCGACGTTGTCATCGAGTGATTCGATCATCGTCGCGTATTGGGCCTCACGTTCCTTGACAGACCCCTCGCCGGTTCCCTGACCGGTGACAGGATCGCCTGGCTTGTTCATGTACTTTTTGACGAGACCTTCGCTGCGCCCGCGAATGGGGCGATGAACGGTATAGTAATGCAGATTGATGAAGAATGGCTCTTGTTGGTGTTGATCCATGAACTCGATCGCTTCGTCGGTCAACCGATCGGTCAGCCACGTGTCATCGGGTTTCGACTCGATGAACGGGTTGCTGAACGGAGCAAAGTAGCCGCCGGTTTCACTGTTGTACCCACCGACCTCCAACGCAGGGTCACCGCGGTACGTACCGCCAACGTTTTTCAAATACCCACGGCCTTCGGGATAGTATTGCCGGCAGTGTTCTTTGTGATACGGCACCCAGCTGAAGTCCCAGGGACTGGGCTGCCGAAGCTTCTTCTTCAAAGGAAATTCCATCGCCAGCTCTTCTTTCGGATACGGTCCGACCAAGTGCCACTTTCCAAGATGGATCGACTTGTAGCCTGCATCAGCGAGCGGTTGACTATACATCGTGTGTTCTTCACCCACCGTCCAGCGCGAAAAGATATTGGATTGATCATCGCCCTGCTCAAGAACGGGTACCGTGTAGACACCTGTGCGAAACGATTGCTTGCCGGTAGCCAGCGCCGTGCGTGAGGGAGAGCAGGTCGGGTACATGTAGGCGTTTTCGATCACCAAACCTTCGCGAGCCAGCGTGTCGATGTTGGGCGTTTCGTAGAAGACCGATCCATTGAAGCCGACATCCGCATGTCCGAGATCATCGACGAGAATGAAAACGATGTTCGGTTTCGACTCGGCGGTCGCGCTCATTGCGAGGAAAAGCACCAACGCCAGGATGGCACAGAATTGGCAGATCATCGTTGCCGAACGTTTCAATCTCATCTCTTCCTCTCATTGTACTTACGGTATTCAATACGCAGACTTGGTCATCTCTTTTGGCAACGACGGTTTTCTCAGCCAATCGACAAAACCGCCGCTGTCGGCTCGCTCAATCAGGCGTCGGGCGGCTGGTCCGTAAAATTCGACTTCTTCATGGTCGTCTTTCTGCTGCGAAATGATGGGCAAATTCTAACCCATTTTCCTCACAGAAAATGGCTCAGCGTTTTTTTACGGCTCTTCCCCAGAATCGGTGGGCAAGTCATTCGATGTTCGATTGCCGCTTTAATCCTTAGCTTACTCACGTGATGTGCCCACCCTCTCCTTGCCGCTCTCACCTGCTGTCTTTGTCGCCTCCTTTCCCTCGCCCACCCCGCGTCCTCCCTTTGCTGCCCTTTGCCCTGCGATGACCTTCCTGTCTGCCTCTACGTTCGCACCCGGAAGCTCCTCAACGCCGATTCCACAATTCTCGATCTGCTTGCGCAGTTCGGCTTTCATGTCTCTCAACACAGTTGCGTACTCGAGATTCCCTGCCACGTTGTGTTGCTGTTGCGGATCCAATTTACGATCAAACAGTTCGGCCGAAAAAAGATCGGATTCGACGTACGTGAACCTCTTGTCGCGCACTCCATAGTGTTTTGGAGTACCGCCCCAATAGGTGTAGAGCTGTGAGGTTCGCCAATTTGGAGGAACGGGTTCACCCTTCAAGAGCGGCACCAAGCTTCTTCCTTGCATTGTTGGAGGTATCTCGGCGCCGGCCAGTTCCAACAATGTTGGCGCAACATCGATATTGATCGTCAAGTCCGCATTCACGCTTGCCGGCATGATCATCCGCGGGTATCGAATCAAGAATGGCGTGCGGACCGAGGACTCCAATATCAGACGTTTGTCGTAGAGGCCGTGTTGCCCGAGCCAGTAGCCTTGGTCGGAGGTGTAAATCACAACGGTATCATCAAGGATGCCCTGTGCCTCCAGAGAGCCGAGCACCCGTTTAAGGTTGTCGTCATTGCCGCGAATGCAGCGAATGTATTTATGAATCTGATGCTGATACGCAGCGCGAATTCGGTCGCGGTCGCTTTTCGCATCGTGCTGTCCCATCGCATCGGGAACTTGGTCGTTCTGATGACGCTCATAGTACGACCTACGCCCTGAATGAAGCATATGGAATGCCGAATCACGAATAAACAGCTTCTTTAGATTTGAATCTTCTCGACGGACGTCTTCGTAAAGCGTCGGGGGCTCAGGAATGGTCACACCGGCCAGCAGGTTGTTGTATCTTTCTGCGTGGCCATAGTCGTGATGAGGAGCCTTAAATTGAAGACTCAACAGAAATGGTTTCTTTCGGTCCCTGCTTTCCAACCAATCGAGTGCAATGTCCGTGTAAACATCGGTAGAATAGCCCTCTCTTTTCCACGACCCTTCCGAACCAGAAAGCTGCGGATCAAAGTAGGCTCCCTGCCCCTTCACGGTCATGTGCTTGTCGTACCCTTTCGGCGAATTCTCGAGGTGCCATTTTCCTACCAAAAAAGTTTGGTAGCCCAGCTTTTGTAGCTCCGCAGGATACTGTGGCGAATCCTCATTGATCCTGCCGTTGAGTCTCAACACACCATTGACGTGGCTGAACTGCCCCGTCAAGATTGCCGCGCGACTCGGCGAGCAAATCGAATTGGGCACGGTCATGTTGTCGAAACGCATGCCCTCATGAAACAGCCGGTCGATGGTTGGCGTCTGGGCATAGTCTTTCAAATGACTTTCATAGGCCGAGATCGCTTCATAGGCATGGTCATCCACAAGCACCACAACCATATTCGGTTGCTCGGCTGATATCGCCATCGACGAGAGGGCAGCGTAAAAATAAACGATGAACCCCGCACTCCTATTTCCCTTCATTACCATTGCTTGCTCCAGCCGCCGTTATTCAAAAGGCCATAAAAATCCACTTCTCTTCCCGTTCGATTTTAGGGCATCGGGCATCGTCACGTGGGCGACTTGTTGGTGTGTCCTAGACACACGGAACATTCGACTGTGGCTCTGGTATCAATCTAACCCGTTCCATCCGGAATTTTCCAGGAATTCAGAAGGATGCCGCACCAAGAACGCGATAAGACAACACTTCGAAAAATTCCAGAACCATCAAGGGGGCGATCCTCAGCCGCATGCGCACCTTGAACCCTGTGTGCTTTTCCATCGCCTCTGGTGAACAGGACAGCCGACGGGTCATCGGACAGCGGCAATGGCGCCGAGGCCGACAGCCCACTGGGAACCTCACGTTGTCGCGTCAAGAGCTCTCGTCGATCAGTGCTTTGGAAGCACGCGTTCCCAACACTCCCCAAAGCCCGTAGGTGCTTGGCTGACCAGACTAAGCGAGCGGTTCTCTCATGATTCCTTTACAACATCGCTTCGCCCAGCCACGAGATAGCCCAACAAGACCATCACCAACGGACCGATGACAACGACCATGAAAGGATGAAAAGGACTCGAGAAGCTTTCCAAGGATGTCGGCCAGCGATCGGTCACGGAGAGGGTCATCCAGCCGATCACAAGGATCCCCACGCCCACGACCCGGATGGCACGGCGGTTTGTGATCGAAGGAACCATCAGACCCAACAAGAACAGACCAATGATCGCAGCACCCAAGACTCCTGAAAGGAGCCACCAAATATCGAGCACGCTGTCGGTCAGTTGCACGAGCGTGAGCGCCATCAGCGTCCCCAACACGCCCCAGGCGATCGTGGCACCTCGCAAGACAGCGAGTTGAGTTCTGTCACTCGATCCAGGCCGAAGCAATCGCTTGAAGAAGTCGCTCATCACCAGCGTCGCCGACGAATTCAGCGAAGTCGATACGGTACTCATCGCCGCCGCAAAGACCGCCGCGATCAACAAACCTCGAACGCCTTGGGGCAACTGGGAGACGATAAAGTGGGGGAAAACGCGATCGCCCAAGTCGGTTTCGGTCAGTTCACCGGCCGCGAGCTGGAGCTTCTCGCGATAGTCGGCCGAATCAACGGACACGCCAGCCTGCATCAAATGCTGCTCCGCAACGATCACACGAACCTCCTGAATTTCGGCAGGATGACGTTCATAGAAAGCGTACAAGGACGACCCGATGAAAAGGAACAATGCACTGACCGGAACATACAACAATGCACCGAGCCATACGCTTTTCGCTGCTTCTCGATCCGTGCTGGCGGCGATGTAACGCTGAACATAGCTTTGGTCGACGCCAAAGTTTCGCAGATTGTCGAAGAAGCCGAACGCGAGCACGACCCAGATCGTCGGTGTGGAAAAGTCCAATAGAGACGCACTTCCCAGCGAAAGCTTGTCGTGTTCGTTTGCCAGTTCCATCACTTCCAATGGTCCGCCTGACATCCCAAACAGTAGG
This sequence is a window from Novipirellula artificiosorum. Protein-coding genes within it:
- a CDS encoding sulfatase, with translation MRLKRSATMICQFCAILALVLFLAMSATAESKPNIVFILVDDLGHADVGFNGSVFYETPNIDTLAREGLVIENAYMYPTCSPSRTALATGKQSFRTGVYTVPVLEQGDDQSNIFSRWTVGEEHTMYSQPLADAGYKSIHLGKWHLVGPYPKEELAMEFPLKKKLRQPSPWDFSWVPYHKEHCRQYYPEGRGYLKNVGGTYRGDPALEVGGYNSETGGYFAPFSNPFIESKPDDTWLTDRLTDEAIEFMDQHQQEPFFINLHYYTVHRPIRGRSEGLVKKYMNKPGDPVTGQGTGEGSVKEREAQYATMIESLDDNVGRIAKFLDQNGLRDNTLVIFTSDNGQNIGRNDQLRGKKGYIYEGGIRVPTCLNWPGKIDARRTSTAVSCLDFFPTFMDLAGIEYDGVLDGQSIIGLFDGEPASLRNRPLFWHLASRYKHGTCSVIRKDDRKLIQFLADGKLELYDLKNDPREEQNLVAEHPEQTQALLKELVEWRKANDVPLPPLGIHDEIDTKSSPR
- a CDS encoding sulfatase family protein; this encodes MKGNRSAGFIVYFYAALSSMAISAEQPNMVVVLVDDHAYEAISAYESHLKDYAQTPTIDRLFHEGMRFDNMTVPNSICSPSRAAILTGQFSHVNGVLRLNGRINEDSPQYPAELQKLGYQTFLVGKWHLENSPKGYDKHMTVKGQGAYFDPQLSGSEGSWKREGYSTDVYTDIALDWLESRDRKKPFLLSLQFKAPHHDYGHAERYNNLLAGVTIPEPPTLYEDVRREDSNLKKLFIRDSAFHMLHSGRRSYYERHQNDQVPDAMGQHDAKSDRDRIRAAYQHQIHKYIRCIRGNDDNLKRVLGSLEAQGILDDTVVIYTSDQGYWLGQHGLYDKRLILESSVRTPFLIRYPRMIMPASVNADLTINIDVAPTLLELAGAEIPPTMQGRSLVPLLKGEPVPPNWRTSQLYTYWGGTPKHYGVRDKRFTYVESDLFSAELFDRKLDPQQQHNVAGNLEYATVLRDMKAELRKQIENCGIGVEELPGANVEADRKVIAGQRAAKGGRGVGEGKEATKTAGESGKERVGTSRE
- a CDS encoding sodium:solute symporter, coding for MIAAVLFNGLDWLVLVGYFVGILSLGLFFWRRNNSADQFSAGGRTLPGWLCGLSIFATYLSSISYLALPGKAFVDNWNVFVFSLAIPFAAFVAVHWFVPLYRRSGEISAYSWMEKRFGLWARVFASCFYLMYQVARIGVVMYLMALPMAVLFGWDIRMIIMVTGVIVTAYSFVGGIVAVIWADAIQAVVLLVGALLALAILLFGMSGGPLEVMELANEHDKLSLGSASLLDFSTPTIWVVLAFGFFDNLRNFGVDQSYVQRYIAASTDREAAKSVWLGALLYVPVSALFLFIGSSLYAFYERHPAEIQEVRVIVAEQHLMQAGVSVDSADYREKLQLAAGELTETDLGDRVFPHFIVSQLPQGVRGLLIAAVFAAAMSTVSTSLNSSATLVMSDFFKRLLRPGSSDRTQLAVLRGATIAWGVLGTLMALTLVQLTDSVLDIWWLLSGVLGAAIIGLFLLGLMVPSITNRRAIRVVGVGILVIGWMTLSVTDRWPTSLESFSSPFHPFMVVVIGPLVMVLLGYLVAGRSDVVKES